CTCGGACAACCGCCCCGCTGCGGGAGAGGGAATTTCGAGCGCCACCTTTTCGGTCTCGACCTCCAGGAGCGACTGATCCCGTTCGACCATACCACCGACTGGAATGAGCCACTTCACGACCGTGCCTTCCGCGATGCTTTCCCCCAATTGGGGCATGAGGATGTCCGTCGCCATGGGTCCCCTTCTGATCCCTTTCAGTACGCCGCCAGTTTTCTCGCCGCCGCCACGATGTCGCTGGTTTTCGGCAGAAAAAATTCCTCCAACGGTGTGCTGAACGGCACGGGCGTATCCGGCGCGGCGACACGCAGGATCGGCCCGTCCAGACTGTCGAAACAGTCTTCCGCAAGCAACGCCGCCAGTTCCGCACCGATGCCGCCGGTTTTGTTGTCCTCGTGCACCATGATGGCCTTACCGGTTTTCCGGACCGACCCGTAGATCGTGTCCTTATCAAGCGGCATCAAGCTCCGCAGATCCACCACCTCGATGTCGATACCTTCCGCCGCCAACTGTTGCGCCGCCTCGAGCGCGAGATGCACCATCGCGCCATAGGTGATGACCGAAATATCGTTCCCCGGCCGTCTAATGGCCGCTTGGCCGATCGGCACGATGTAGTCTTCGCGCGGTAACACCTCTTTGATCCGCCGATAGAGGAACTTGTGCTCGAAATAGATCACGGGGTTGGGATCGCGGATCGCGGCCTTGAGCAACCCCTTCGCGTCGTAGGGCGTGGAGGGAGCCACCAGCTTGAGCCCCGGCGAATGAAAGAACCAGCCTTCGGGACATTCCGAATGGAAGGGCCCTCCATGGACTCCGCCGCCGAAGGGAGCACGGATCACCATCGGCACCGGCGCGCCCCAACGATAATGGTTTTTGGCCGCGACCTCGGTAATCTGGTCGAAGGCGCAGGAGATGAAATCCGCAAACTGCATCTCCACCACCGGCCGTAGCCCCATCATCGCGGCGCCGATCGCCGCGCCGACGAAACCCGACTCGGAAAGCGGCGCATCCAACACCCGCCACTCACCGTACTTCTCGATAAAGCCCTCGGTGATCTTGAAGGCCCCCCCATAGGTGCCGATGTCCTCGCCCATCAGGAACACCCGTTCGTCCCTGGTCATTTCCTCGTCCAGCGCCTGCGAAATGGCCTCCAGATAGGTGACCTCGGTCGATGCCGTGCCTGTGCTCATGGTTCCACCTCGTCGGGATTTGCAAAGACCCCCTCTAACACTTCCCGTCCTTCGGGTAACGGACTCTGCTCGGCGAACTCCAACCCCGCGTCGATTTCCTTCTGCACCCTGAGACCGACTTCGCGGAAGTGGGCCTCGTCGGCATAGCCCAGTTCGAGCAACCGTTGCTCGGCCCTGAGGATCGGATCTTTCTTTTTCCATTCCTCCAACAGCTCGCGGGGCACGTACTTGGCCGCGTCATGTTCCGAGTGGCCGTGCATCCTCATGGTCTTAAATTCCAGAAACGTCGGTCCCTCCCCCGCGCGGGCCCGCGCGATAGCCCGTTTGGCCGCGAGAAACACGGCGGCCACGTCGTTTCCATCCACGATTTCACCCGGCATCCCATAGGCCTTCGCCCGATCGACGACGTCGGCGATCGCCATCTGGAGACGGATTGGCGTGGAATAGGCATATTGATTGTTGTTACAGAAGAACACGACCGGGAGTTTGCGCACCGAGGCGAAGTTCATCGCCTCGTGAAAGTCGCCGCGACTTGTGCCGCCGTCGCCGGTTCCGGTGAAGACGACGCGTCGCTCACCCCTGATTTTGAACGCCAGCGCCGCTCCCGCCGCGACCGGCAGGTTGTCGGCAAGGTGGCTCACGAAGCCGATGATGCCGCGTTTTAAGTCTCCCATGTGGACATTGCCGTCCTTCCCCTTGGTCGGGCCGGTCCGTTTGCCCAAATACTGGGCCAGCACTTCGCCCGGCGTGATGCCGCGAATCAAGAAGGCGCCCATGTCCCGATGGAACGGCGCGATCACATCGTCCCGTTCGAGGGCCGAGGCATAGCCGACGGCAATTGCCTCCATCCCATGACTGGTGTAACAGCCGCCGACGATCCGCCCCTGACGATAGAGGGCGGAGATCCGGTCCTCCAACGATCTGGTGAGGCGGAGGTAGTAATACATTTGGAGCCACTCGGCCCGTTTGATGTCGCTGACGACGTCGGCTCGGTCCATAGGTCCCTCCTTCCATTTCTCCTCGCCAACCCGTGAACAGTCGTTCCGTCGCTACAGGGCCGGCATTTCCCTCCATGACAGCATCGGACCATCCTGCCGGCACAAGGGACAGTCCATCGGCTCCCACTGCGGCATCGAAAGGTCCACCGTGTAATAAAAGGGATAGGTGCTCATCAGTTCGTCCATCAACGGAAACTGCCCGCTGTCGCGGCGGGCGAAGACCGTCATGCCGGCCAGGATCCCTCCATGGTCTGTGATGACGTTGCCGAGTTTTCTCACACACTGGCCGCGCGTGGTGACGTCGTTGAGCGAGAGAAACCGCTCACCGGCATGGATGGTTCCGCCGGCGATGTCCGTCCCGATCCGGCCGGTTTCACTATTGTACGGGGTGAGGACGACCCGCAGAGGCATCCGGGCCCCAATCTGTTCGGCAACGGCCTGTGCCAATGTTTGGGCGGCGGAGGTCGTGGCGACGATCCCGGCGAGGGGCCGGTCATGAAACGTCCGGTCGATCCAGTCAGCCATGTCGCGCGCGATCGGCGCGATCAGGTCCTGAAACCGGGCGATGGATTCGAATCGCAGGTACGTCGCCGTGTGGTGACCGGACACTGTTTCGACGTGGGTCTCAAAGAAGACCGACCGGGAGCGACAGAGAATGGCGAGCAACTCTTCCAGGGAGAAGTTGCTGTGGGGCCCTGGTCGAACGATGGCCTTGAGTTTGGCTTCAATGTCCGGGCTTGCATAGAGGTCGAGATGGCGGCGTGTCAATTCTTCGAGTGCCATCCGGTCCATCATCGTGGTCATGGCCGCCTCCTTTCTCTTCTGCGTGTGTGTCGTTCGTTCCCGTCATTCCGCCCCCACCATGTCCTCTCACGCCGCGCCCACCACCCTGGTTCGTAAGACGCCGATCGGCTGAATCTCCAGTTCCACCACGTCACCGGGTTTCAGGTACCGATCGAATTCGAGCCCGCAGCCCCCTCCCACCGTGCCCGACCCGAACACGTCGCCGGGATAGAGTGGCTCCCCCCGCGAGACGTGGGCGATCATCTGCGGGAACGACCAGTGGATCGTTCCAAAACATCCCCGTGACCATTCTTCTCCGTTGACCCGCGCCACCATCGTGAGCGAATTGAGATCGGCGATTTCGTCCGGCGTGACCAGGCAAGGGCCGAGCGCGGTCGCGAAGTCCTTCCCCTTCGCCGGCCCCAATCGACAAGCCATCTCTCGAAATTGAATGTCGCGCGCGCTGAAGTCGTTCATGATCGTGTAGCCAGCGATGTAGTCCGGCGCATCCCGTTCGGCAATGTCCCGACCGCCTTTTCCGATCACGCAGGCCAGTTCCAACTCATAGTCCAATTTCGTGGTCTCCAAGGGCCAAGGCAGGTCCTCATCCGGCCCGATGATCGTGCGTGGATTGCCCTTGTAATAGACGGGAGCTTGGTACCATTCGGGGGGGATCGGCTGTCCTCGTTTTTTCGACGTGGCGGCGATATGGGCTTCAAACGCGATGAAGTCACGCAGCGACGGAGGGTTGGGCAAGGGCGCGGCAAGCTGCACTGTCTCCAACTGATACCAGACCATTTCGCCCGACGGCCCCCTGGCCTTGGAGCCGAGCAAGACCGCATAGTCCACGGCCCGACGTGCCGCCGCCATGGTCGAAGCCTCGCCTTCCAGAAACTCCAACATGGTTGCCGGCATCTGGGCGTTGGCCAACCGAGAGGGTTGCGCCTCTCCTTGATCCTTGAGCCAACGAGCGTAGGCCATGTTGATGTCGATGACCTGAGAGTCGTAGAGAGCCCCCACCCTCGTAAAGGTTCCCACTGGCGTGACGACCCGAAAACTGACCAGTTTCATCCTCTGCTCCAGCTCACGGCGTAGTCATCGACTTCCACCGTTTCCATCTGCGGTTCCACTTCGAAGGGCGACCGGGATTCGATCATCACGGCCACTTCATTCGTGTGGGTCTTTCCCTTGGCCGCCTGCACGGCTTGCGGCTGCGGTCCATGGTGAATGCCCTGAGGATGCAACGTGAGCATACCTGGTTCAATGCCCGCACGACTGAAGAATTCTCCCTGGTGATAGAACAACACTTCGTCGTAATCCATGTTGCGGTGATAGAACGGGACGCGCAGGGCTTCCGGATCCGTTTCAAGCGGCCTCGGCGCAAAGGTGGACACGAGGCAGCCTCCGGCTTGGAAGGTGACGTGGGCACTCGGCGGCAAATGGTAGCGAGGGCTCGTGACCGGCCGGAAATCGCGCACGTTCAACTTGGCGACCCAGAGATCGCCTTTCCATCCGACGACGTCCATCGGATAGAAGGGATAGAGCAGGCTGGTGATGGCCCCTTGCCGTTTGATCCGGACTTCCCATGGCTGATCTTCTGCCTCCGACGATTCGATCGCCTCCAACTCCGGCGCCACCAACACGCCCTTGTCGAACAAGGCATGGTGACCCAAGGGGCCTCGATCCGGTATGACGATGGGTTCCGGCGTTTCGATGATCAAGCCATACGCTGGTCCATCGTCCACGTGAACCCGATAGGTTGTCCCTTTCGGGATAACGACATAGTCTCCCGCCTCATAGGGCAGGACTCCGTAGTCCGTCTCGAATCGTCCCCGCCCCTGATGGACAAACCACAGTTCATCACCGTCTCCGTTCCGAACGAAAAAGGTCATGGACTCCGTCAGGCAGGTCAGCAAAAGCCTCACGTCCCGGCTCTGCATGACCGGGACCGTCTTGCCATCATGGAACAAACGCTCTCTCTCCCACAGTTGCGCGCAGAAAAACGCGCGTGGCTTCAGCGGCCCTTCGATCTTCACCCACGCGGTCGGAGGATGGACGCGATAGAGATGCGAGGCCGGACCGTTGAACCCATTCCGCCCATGTTCTTCCTCGTGGAGCCCCTCGGGAATCCCCACATGGGCCTGGTTGGGAGTCTTGCCCTTTCGGAGGAGATACATCGAGACGCCTCCTCTCAACGAACGGCTTGCCTTACGACGCCCGTTTTAACTCCGTCTTCGCCGGCAGCGGCAACGAATCGTAATCGACGATGGTCTCTCTCCGGCCTGTCACCTGCTCCCGTTCGATGTCTTGATAGAGCGACTCGACCGTGCTTCTTACGAAGGTCTTGGCCTTTTCTCCGCCGTGCTCCCGTTGAATCAACTCGATGAAGAGTCCGCTCCCGGGAAAGATCGGCTGTGTAAACCGTTGCTTCAGGGGACCGAACCCGTCCCGCCCCTCCTTAACAGGCCCGCTGAACCGGACCCCGTGGGCTTCCCACTCCCGGCAGGCCGCCTCAATGTCGTCCACCTCGATGGCGAAGTGTTGGACCCCTTGACCGTGCTTGTCGATGAAGTCGTTGATCTGCGATCGCAGGCCCTTGTCGCGGCCCTGCATGAGCGCGATTCTCGCGTTGCCGCTTTGAACCACAACCGTATCCATCGAGGATTTCTCGGTCCCCACGTCCCGAGCGGACCAGAGCACTTCAAATCCCAGGATCTTGGTGAAGAGAAATTCGGCGGCCTCGAGATTCTCGACGCAGAGGGTGATGTGGTCGATCCCCATGGCCTGGCGCATGGCGGCCTCCTTGGCTCGGATCGTCAACATATTTATGCTATCGCATAATAGCATAGATACATCATTTTTTGTCAATGTCTCTTTTTACGGAACATCTGACTTCCTTATTTCCACCATTCTGTATTGTAATCATGCGACATTTTGAGTATGATGACACGTGATCGTGCCAATAATATTTTTCTATCACGTGGTTGCTCAATACGGTTCCGGTGATCTTAAAAATGCGGAGGTTGTCCCATGACCTTCCACGACGACATGCGGTGCGTCGTGCTGGCGCACGGCGCCGTCAACAACCGGTATCTGCGACGGTTCCGATCCGGTGACCTGTCCGATCAGGAGTTCCGCGACTTCGCGGTCGAGTTCTACAACTTCGCCCGGTTTTTCCCTCAGATCCTCGCCTCGCAACTGGTGAACACGGAGGACGAGCGGGTGGCCGACGAGCTGACGAGGGTGCTCTATTCCGAATTGGGCGACGGAGACCCCTCGCGCCGCCATGAACTGTTATATCGGAACTTCCTGCGATCGGTGGGGATCGACGTGCATAGCGCCCTGACCAGGCCTATGTTGCCTTCGACCCGCGCCTACATCGAGGGCATGCAACGGCTCTACAGCGACGGAAACCACGCCAGGGCGCTCGGAGCCTCCTTCGGTCTTGAGAACATGGCCATCACGATGTGGGACCATCTGATTCCCGGCCTGCGAACGCTCAAAGCCTCACGCTACCCCGGCATGGATCTCACCTATTTCACGTTTCATCGCGAGCTGGAATCGACACATGAGCAGGCGATGGAACAGGCGGTGGCAGCGGTGGAGCACAGCGCCGGTGACGGTTTGCCGATCGAGGATCAAGCGGCGTTTCGTGAAGGTGTCCTGCACGTCTTGAACTATCTCGAAGCGTTCTGGTTGGGCCTCGATCGTCTTGCGCCGGACAGAGCGACGAGGCGGGAGCAGCATCAAGCCGCCTGACGCCGCTCGATCACAGACACGAGGGACCATGACCGAAATCGCCAAGTACTTGGAGGCCGTCAAGGAGCGATATGGGCTCAAGAGCGACTACGCGCTCGCGGACAAGCTGGGTATCACGCAACCGGACGCCAACTTGATGCGGAGAGGCTTGAAGATCCCCAAGCCGGAACTCTGCATCAAGATCGCCAAACTGCTTGATAAAAATCCCGTCGAGCTGCTGCTGATCGCTCAAAAGGATAAGGCGCCTGCCTCCGCAAAGAGTTATTGGACGTTGGCGCTCACGGCTGTGGACGTCATGCTGCACGTGCCCAAGACACCCAAATACCTGCCGCGCAAAGTCGAGGCCATCGGCCGAGAGCTCCGCCAGCTCGAAACGCAAACCTTGATGTACGAAGGAGCCGAGGCGAACGCGGAAGCCGTCCGGCTCGTCCAGACGGCCGAACGGTCCATCGACGCGGTCATGGAACGGTGGAACATTTGGAAACGGGGTGAGGCGCTCTATCCGACCTATCTGCTGGCCAACCAAGAAGCCGCCAAGCGGGGCGTCGTCATCCGCCGCTTGCTGATTTTGACGAAAGAACAGATGCACCAGGAGTCGGTCGTGGCGGACGCGGTGCGGGTGATGGACGATCAGCAACGGGCCGGTATCCACATCTTCTTCGCCTTTCGGGAGGAGTTGATGCGGGCGCCGGCTTTTCGCCGGTTCGAGGAAGACTATCGCGCGCAGGGGGCAGCCCAGGACATGAACGCCGCGATGTTTGACCGGGAGATTCTGCTGTTTTCCCGCTCCTACGGCCAGGTGCCGCTCGGCCTGGTCGGCATGCCGACTCCGCTCACGATGATCAATCAACTGGAGATCACCTGGAAGCCTGAGCTTTTGCGCGATCTGGACCCGGCGCCGTTGTTCGACATGACCCGCTACGTCTTCGAGTACGGAGGGCACCAGGCCTTTAAGCAGGAAGTGGCTCGGTTCAAGAAGTCGGTCGCTTGATCACGCCACGTCGATGGCAGACGTGGCGAACGAACAAAGGGGGATGGCATGGCCTCCCTGTTCAAGGGGTTCGAACGGATCGAGGAGGCCCGCGAACGGCTGACCGGCCAGAGTTTCATGACCGGCCTCTTCATGGGACATCCTGATTTCGCTCTGCTCCTCCACGAGGGGGAACCTCCTGACCAAGTGGCGGTCTGGGAAGCCTATCGCCCCCGGCTCACCTCCTTCCTCACCTCGCAGGTCGATCCCGATGAAATCGAACGGACCGGAAAGATCCCTGAATCGGTCTTGAAGGGGCTCTTCACGCTCGGCGCCTTCGCCATGAAAATCCCGCCGGCCTATGGGGGGCTGGGATTCTCCTATACCAACTACGGCCGGGCGCTCACGCTGATGGCGAGCTGGAGCAACGTGCTTGCCTTGACCGTCGCGGTGCCACAGTCCATCGGCATCGCCATGCCCCTTCTGCTATTCGGCACCGAGGAGCAACGACGAGCCTATTTGCCGATTGTGGCGCGCGAAGCGATTTCGGCCTTTGCCCTCACCGAACCGGCCACGGGCTCCGACGCCGCCAACATCAAGACCGAGGCGGTCTTGGACAAACGCGGCGACACGTTCCTCGTCAACGGCGAAAAACTCTGGTGCACCAACGGGCCGATCGCCCGGTATCTCACCCTGATTGCGCAGGTGCCGGCTAAGAAAATCACGGGCGAGGGGAAGGGGACGGTCGTGTGGGTGCCGGTCCCTGAAGGCAGAGGGGCGGACTCCAAGGTCCCCACCGCCTTCGTCCTCGATATGGAGACGCCTGGTATCATCGTGCGGCAACGGTGCCGATTTGAAGGCTGCCGCGGCATCGAAAATGGCCACCTCACCTTCACCGACGTGCGGATTCCCGCCGCCAACCTCATCGGCGAAGTGGGGCGGGGGTTGAAGTATGCGCTGACCATCCTGAACATCGGCCGGGGCATCAGCATTCCGGCCATCTGCCTCGGCATGGCCAAACAGGCCTGGCAACCGACGCTCGACCGGGCCAACGAGCGATTCACGTTTCAAAAACCCCTAAGCGGCCACCAGACCCAACGGATGAGGCTCGGGCGCATGGCTGCCAATCTGTTCGCGATGGAATCGCTCGCCGCCGCCGCCTGGCGCCTGGCCGACCGCCACACGTTCGACGTGCGGATCGAAGCCGCGATCACGAAAATCTTCTGCTCGGAGGGGACGATTCAGTTCCTCAAAGACGCCCAGATCATCTTCGGCGGCATGGGCTACGAAACAGCCGACTCCAAACGAGCCCGCGGCGAGCCGGCCTTCGGCATCGAGCAGTTGGTGCGGGACGCCGAAATGTACCGGATCGGAGAAGGGGCGACGGACGTGCTCCGGCCGTTTATCGCCCGCGAGGGATTAGGCCCCCACCTTGAGCGAGCGGGCCGCTACGTCGCAGGGGAACTGCACGGCACCGCGAAGCTTGTCGAGTGGCTCACCCTGGCTCGCTTCTACATCCCGTGGTATCTCGGCCTGTGGCGGCCTAACCGACTTCCAGACCGACCTGAGTTCCGCCACCCATCCGCAGCACCGTTGTTCCAATACATCGAGCGAACCAGCCGCCGCCTGGCCAAAGCGATCTTCTGGGCGATGGTTCGCCACGGCCAAGCGCTTCGGGACGACCAAGGCCGACAGAATCGCATTGAGATGGTGGCGGAGGATCTGCTCGTCATCGCGGCGGCAACGTTACAGGCTGCATCATCGAGTCGAGCGGCCGACGACTCTTCGAGATGGAGATTGGTTGAGCTGATCGCCATGGAAGCGAGGGAGCGGATTGATTGTGCGATCCGTGAGATCCGCGGATCGAATCACGACCAGATGGTGGCAACGATCGGCGAGCAGGCAGCCGAAGGGACCTCTGGTTGGTTGAGCGACGGCATCATCCCTCGCCGGCTCCGCGACTACCGTCCCGCCGCTGACCAGGCTTCACTGACCGATCAGACCGAGCATGACCGCACTCCCCACTCCGTGGCAAGCCCGCGCTATTGATGAGTGCATGGATCCCGCCATCGCCGTGAAGCGAAGCAGTGCTGCCGTAGGTCTCCCTAGCCAGTCGGGAAATGCCAAGACCAGTCCCAACGGTTCTCGCAAGGATTCAGGCTACTATAGTCGAGCTGTGGCTTTCTTCACGTAGCGATGGAAGAGCCAGTCGAGAAATGTCTTGGAAAAATCGGGATCGTCGGTAATCTGTTTGTAAAACTTGAAGTTCGTGTCGATCATCTCTTGCAACTGGTCGTTGACGACATGGTCAAACGTCAGCCGAGCATT
This sequence is a window from Candidatus Nitrospira inopinata. Protein-coding genes within it:
- a CDS encoding alpha-ketoacid dehydrogenase subunit beta; the encoded protein is MSTGTASTEVTYLEAISQALDEEMTRDERVFLMGEDIGTYGGAFKITEGFIEKYGEWRVLDAPLSESGFVGAAIGAAMMGLRPVVEMQFADFISCAFDQITEVAAKNHYRWGAPVPMVIRAPFGGGVHGGPFHSECPEGWFFHSPGLKLVAPSTPYDAKGLLKAAIRDPNPVIYFEHKFLYRRIKEVLPREDYIVPIGQAAIRRPGNDISVITYGAMVHLALEAAQQLAAEGIDIEVVDLRSLMPLDKDTIYGSVRKTGKAIMVHEDNKTGGIGAELAALLAEDCFDSLDGPILRVAAPDTPVPFSTPLEEFFLPKTSDIVAAARKLAAY
- a CDS encoding thiamine pyrophosphate-dependent dehydrogenase E1 component subunit alpha produces the protein MDRADVVSDIKRAEWLQMYYYLRLTRSLEDRISALYRQGRIVGGCYTSHGMEAIAVGYASALERDDVIAPFHRDMGAFLIRGITPGEVLAQYLGKRTGPTKGKDGNVHMGDLKRGIIGFVSHLADNLPVAAGAALAFKIRGERRVVFTGTGDGGTSRGDFHEAMNFASVRKLPVVFFCNNNQYAYSTPIRLQMAIADVVDRAKAYGMPGEIVDGNDVAAVFLAAKRAIARARAGEGPTFLEFKTMRMHGHSEHDAAKYVPRELLEEWKKKDPILRAEQRLLELGYADEAHFREVGLRVQKEIDAGLEFAEQSPLPEGREVLEGVFANPDEVEP
- a CDS encoding fumarylacetoacetate hydrolase family protein, encoding MKLVSFRVVTPVGTFTRVGALYDSQVIDINMAYARWLKDQGEAQPSRLANAQMPATMLEFLEGEASTMAAARRAVDYAVLLGSKARGPSGEMVWYQLETVQLAAPLPNPPSLRDFIAFEAHIAATSKKRGQPIPPEWYQAPVYYKGNPRTIIGPDEDLPWPLETTKLDYELELACVIGKGGRDIAERDAPDYIAGYTIMNDFSARDIQFREMACRLGPAKGKDFATALGPCLVTPDEIADLNSLTMVARVNGEEWSRGCFGTIHWSFPQMIAHVSRGEPLYPGDVFGSGTVGGGCGLEFDRYLKPGDVVELEIQPIGVLRTRVVGAA
- a CDS encoding homogentisate 1,2-dioxygenase, with the protein product MYLLRKGKTPNQAHVGIPEGLHEEEHGRNGFNGPASHLYRVHPPTAWVKIEGPLKPRAFFCAQLWERERLFHDGKTVPVMQSRDVRLLLTCLTESMTFFVRNGDGDELWFVHQGRGRFETDYGVLPYEAGDYVVIPKGTTYRVHVDDGPAYGLIIETPEPIVIPDRGPLGHHALFDKGVLVAPELEAIESSEAEDQPWEVRIKRQGAITSLLYPFYPMDVVGWKGDLWVAKLNVRDFRPVTSPRYHLPPSAHVTFQAGGCLVSTFAPRPLETDPEALRVPFYHRNMDYDEVLFYHQGEFFSRAGIEPGMLTLHPQGIHHGPQPQAVQAAKGKTHTNEVAVMIESRSPFEVEPQMETVEVDDYAVSWSRG
- a CDS encoding VOC family protein — translated: MRQAMGIDHITLCVENLEAAEFLFTKILGFEVLWSARDVGTEKSSMDTVVVQSGNARIALMQGRDKGLRSQINDFIDKHGQGVQHFAIEVDDIEAACREWEAHGVRFSGPVKEGRDGFGPLKQRFTQPIFPGSGLFIELIQREHGGEKAKTFVRSTVESLYQDIEREQVTGRRETIVDYDSLPLPAKTELKRAS
- a CDS encoding TenA family transcriptional regulator, whose product is MTFHDDMRCVVLAHGAVNNRYLRRFRSGDLSDQEFRDFAVEFYNFARFFPQILASQLVNTEDERVADELTRVLYSELGDGDPSRRHELLYRNFLRSVGIDVHSALTRPMLPSTRAYIEGMQRLYSDGNHARALGASFGLENMAITMWDHLIPGLRTLKASRYPGMDLTYFTFHRELESTHEQAMEQAVAAVEHSAGDGLPIEDQAAFREGVLHVLNYLEAFWLGLDRLAPDRATRREQHQAA
- a CDS encoding acyl-CoA dehydrogenase family protein, whose protein sequence is MASLFKGFERIEEARERLTGQSFMTGLFMGHPDFALLLHEGEPPDQVAVWEAYRPRLTSFLTSQVDPDEIERTGKIPESVLKGLFTLGAFAMKIPPAYGGLGFSYTNYGRALTLMASWSNVLALTVAVPQSIGIAMPLLLFGTEEQRRAYLPIVAREAISAFALTEPATGSDAANIKTEAVLDKRGDTFLVNGEKLWCTNGPIARYLTLIAQVPAKKITGEGKGTVVWVPVPEGRGADSKVPTAFVLDMETPGIIVRQRCRFEGCRGIENGHLTFTDVRIPAANLIGEVGRGLKYALTILNIGRGISIPAICLGMAKQAWQPTLDRANERFTFQKPLSGHQTQRMRLGRMAANLFAMESLAAAAWRLADRHTFDVRIEAAITKIFCSEGTIQFLKDAQIIFGGMGYETADSKRARGEPAFGIEQLVRDAEMYRIGEGATDVLRPFIAREGLGPHLERAGRYVAGELHGTAKLVEWLTLARFYIPWYLGLWRPNRLPDRPEFRHPSAAPLFQYIERTSRRLAKAIFWAMVRHGQALRDDQGRQNRIEMVAEDLLVIAAATLQAASSSRAADDSSRWRLVELIAMEARERIDCAIREIRGSNHDQMVATIGEQAAEGTSGWLSDGIIPRRLRDYRPAADQASLTDQTEHDRTPHSVASPRY